The nucleotide window GAGGGCGCGCTGATCGCCGAGCGCGCGATCGAACTCGGCGTTCGCATCGCGAACGGAACGCCCTATACCGCCGCGCTCGCGGCGATCGACGCCGACGACGACGCCCGGGTCTCCGTGCGCGGGACGGTCCCGACAGGCGACATCGTCCGCCAGTTCGTCACGCTGCGGGACCTCGAGGCCGACGCCTTTCGCGAGGCGCTCGCCGAGCAGTCGGGCGTCCAGACGATCACCGCCTACGGGCCGGCGGACGGACCGGTCCGCCTGGAGGTGCTGCTCGACGGGCCGACCCCCGAGACCCTGCTCGCGGGCGCGGGCGTGCTCGTCGAGTCGGTCGTCGCGACCGCCGCCGGGACGGAGATCATCGTCGAGTGTACGCCGCGCCGCCCGATCGAGGCGATTCTGGACCTGCTCGAAGAGCGGGTCGGCCCCGTCAGTACGATGTGGCGTCGCGAGCGCGACCGCCCCGACGGGTCGAGCGTGCTCGAACGCGGCCAGGACGTGACGACGGCGATCCTCGAACGCGCGGATCTGACCGATCGGCAGCGCGAGGTGCTCGAAACGGCCGTCCACCGCGGCTATTTCGAACAGCCACGCGCGAGTTCCGCGAGCGAGATCGGCGACGCACTCGACATTACGGAGTCGACCGTCCGCGATCACATCCGTCGGGCCGAGGGCAAACTGTTCGGCGCACTGTTCCGGTGAGCGTGTCGAGCGCCGACGGTCCCGACCGCCGAACGGCCAGATTCAAGTTCGGCCGCGCGAAGGCGTCGGTATGAGCACCTGTCCCGAGTGCGCCGCGGATGTATCGTTGCCCGACTCCGTCGAGATCGGCGAAATCGTCGACTGCGGAACGTGTGGGGCCGAACTCGAAGTCGTCGACGAGGATCCCGTCGAACTCGACGTCGCGCCCGAACTCGAAGAGGACTGGGGCGAATAAGGCGTCTCGCGGTCAGTCGTCACCCGTTTTCCCAGCGGCGTCGCCGGTAGCGTCGGCGTCTTTCCCGTCACCCACCGCTCCCCGGACGCGCCGGCAGGCCGGCCAGACCGCCGTCATCGTGATCGCCGCAATGGCATTGACCGTCGCGTCGGCGACGCTCGCGGTCCGCCACGCCAGTGGCCACTGCAACAGTTCGATGCCCGCGCCGACGGCGATCGCGACGACCGGCGCGACGACGATGCCGAAGCGCCGATCACCGACCGCGCCGAGCAGCGCCGCCGTCAGTGCGGTGTAGCCCAGCACGTGCAGCCAGGTTGTGACTGCGAGGCCACCGAGTGGCCCTTCACCGGCCGGGCCGGCGATGCCGGGATCGATCAGCGAGGCTGCGAGAATCGCGGTCCCGATCACCGCGACGAGGCCCCACGAGCGATCGAGGGTCATGGGACCAGAACGGGCCAGTCGGCCTTAGCCGTTGGTCCGCGTTTCGGCGGCGCTGGGTCCGTATGGAACGTCGAGACCCCAAACCGGGGCGTGGGGGGAAGGAGGGGGAACCGGTCTGGACGACCGGTCGCGACAGTCACGTCCGAATCTCGATTTCTTTGCCCTGTGTGGTCGCACCGCGCTCGACCGGCAGGGTCACTTCGAGGAGGCCACTCTCGTAGTCGGCCACGATGTCGTCGTCCGCGATCGTCTTCGGGAACCGGAACCGGCGGTGATACGTACGCCGTTCGCCACGCGACTCCTCGGTGTGCTCGGCGGCGACGTTCAGGACCCCGTCGTCCCACGTGACCGTGATCTCCGCGGGATCGAATCCGGGCAACTCGACGCTGAGCACGAACTCGTCGTCCTGTTCGTACAGTTCGTAGTCGGTACCGCTGGTCTCGAACAGTCGAGGGAATCCGGTGCGCTGCAGCCAGGAACTGGCTGGGTTCGCTGGCAGTGCCATTGGCCGTTCACCTCGATTCCAGTTGATGATTGTCGGCGGTTCGTATTGAATTCAACTAAATATTTATGAGTGGAGAATTCTCGAAACATTCTGTGACCGGTCCGGATGGGTCTGCCGGGAGACCGGTCGATCGCCCGCTCGCGGCCGTCTCGCCGGTCGAACGCACAGAGTGCCGATTCGATCGACCTGGATCACTATCTTTTTAGGAAAGCCTAAATTACGGCTGGCCATGTCACCATCGCCCCCCGCGGTCGAGCGCGACGTCTGTGTGATCGTCCCGACGATACGCGAGTACGAGTGTGTGCGTGCGTACGTTCGGAACGCCCGCGAGCACGGCGTCGACGTCTCGCGACTCCATTTCGTGCTCGTCACCGAGGACTTCTGTGAGACCGGGGCCATGGAGACGATGCTCGACGAGTTGGGCGTCTCGGGCACGGTGTTCGACGCGACGGCCCGCGAACAGTGGTACGACGACCAGGGCGTCGCCGAGTACAGCCACGTCGTCCCTGCCGCGAGTCACGCCGAGACGAGTTTCGGACTCCTCTACATGTGGGCGAACCCGACCTTCGAGATCGGGGTGTTCATCGACGACGACACGCTTCCCCATCCCGAGGTGGACTTCTTCGGGCGTCACTTCCACAATCTCGCCTTCGAGGGCTCGATCGAAGCCGTCGAGTCCGACGAGCGGTGGGTGAACGTGCTCTACCAGAACGCCGACGAGCACGGACTCTACCCACGTGGATATCCCTATGCCGCGATGGACGAGACCGTCGAGACCGACACCACCACGATCGATCGCGGGTCGGTCGTCGCCTCGCAGGGTCTGTGGACGAACGTTCCGGACCTGGACGCCGTGCGCATTCTCATGGACGGCGACCTGGAGGGCCAGGCCCAGACCCGGACGACCGCTGACGATTTCGACGACGATTTCGTCGCCGCAGCGGGCCAGTATCTCACGGTCTGTTCGATGAATCTCGCCTTCCGCCGGGAGGTCATTCCTGCCTTCTATCAGTTCCCGATGGACGACAACGAGTGGGCGGTCGGGCGGTTCGACGACATCTGGAGCGGCGTCGTCCTCAAGCGGGCGTGCGATGTCCTCGGCCGGCAGATCTACAACGGCCAACCGCTGTGTGAGCACAACAAGGCCGCCCGGTCGACGTTCGACGACCTCCACAACGAAGTCGCGGGCCTGGAACTCAACGAGCACTTCTGGCGACTCGTCGACGAGGCGGGTTCGGAGGCCGACGACTACGCCTCCGTCGCGCGTGCGGTCGCCGATCGACTGGAGGCGGCCGACTCCGACGCCTACCGCAACGGTGAGTTCCTCCACCAGTGTGGGACCTGCTTGCACGACTGGCTGGACTGTCTGAACGCCCTCGAACGGGTCCCCGCGGTCGCGGACGACTGAATCGACACGGTTAACTGTATTTAGGCAAGCCTAAAAATATGCACGACGCGACCGACTGGATTGATCGACGACGGTTCCTCGCGGGCGCGAGTACGGCCGGTGTCGCCGGTCTCGCGGGCTGTTCGGGCCTGATCGGGGGCGACAGTGGCGAGGACGCGAGCGGCGCGGTCGGCCAGATCGGATCGGGCCGGTCCGGTCGGGGCGCACCGGGTGGGACGTCGATGGACGAGATGCCCGCGCTCTCGGGTGAACTGACCGTCTACTCCGGCCGGGGGGAGTTCCTCGTCGGTGACCTCGTGAGCTATATCGACGACCAGTACGACGACCTGTCCCTGTCGGTCCGGTACGGCGGATCGACCGATCACGTCAACAAGATCACAAACGAGGGCGATGGCTCGGCGGCCGACGTGTTCTACTCGGTCAACGCCGGCGCGCTCGCCGCGCTCGCTGCGGAGGGCCGCACGCAGGCGCTGCCGGGCGAGGTCCGTGAGATGGTCCGCGAGGAGTTTCGCACCGAGCAGTGGGTCGGCACCTCGGGGCGGGCCCGATCGATCCCCTACAACACCGACGCACTCGCCGCGAGCGACCTTCCCAGCGACGTCATGGCCTACCCCGACGTCGACGCACGACTGGGCTGGGCCCCTGGCTATGGCTCCTGTCAGGCGTTCGTGACCGCGATGCGCCTGCTGGAGGGCGAGGCGGCGACCCTGGAGTGGCTGGAGGGCGTCACCGCCGCGGGCATCCAGCAGTACAACAACGAGTTCGCGGTCTGTCGAGCGATCGCGAACGGTGACCTCGACGCCGGCTTCACGAATCACTACTACATCCAGCGCGTCCTCGACGGGTCGCCCGAGGCCCCCATCGCGACGACGTTCACCGCTGGCGACGCGGGCGCGATGTTCAACGTCGCCGGTGCGGCGGTCGTCGACACCGCCAGCGACCCCGACCTCGCGGCGAACTTCGTGCGGCATCTCCTCTCGGCGGAGGCCCAGGACTACTTCGCGCGGTCGACCTTCGAGTACCCCCTGATTCCCGACGTCGATCCGATCGGTGACCTCCCGACGGTCGACGAACTCGACGTGCCAGACGTCGATCTCTCGCGACTCTCGGAACTCGAACCGACGATCGACCTGATGCGCGAGGCCGGCGTCGAGATCTAAATCGCGTGTCGGTCCCTCGCTCGTCGACCGCCGCGGCACGCACCGTCCGCGAGTGGCTGGTCCGCCGGGATCGATACCCCCTCGCCGTCGCGCTCGTCTCGCTTCTCGCGGGCCTCGCGACCTTCGTGATCGCGGCGTGGGTCTTCCCGTATCACTCGACCAACCACGACGAGGCGGTTTATCTCATGCAGGCCGCACTCTTGCTCGACGGCCAGCTCGCGATTCAGGCCGGATCGATCGCGGACGCGGTCCGGCCCTGGTTTTTCGTCGCCGACGGTGGCCGGCTCTACCCGAAGTACTCGCCGGTCCCGGCGGCGCTGTATGCCGTCTCGATGGGCCTGGTCGGTGAACCGCGCGTGACGCTGGCGGTCGTCGCCGCCGCGAACGTCGCGCTCGTCGGCGCGCTCGGCACGCTCGCGGTCGATCGCCGGGTCGGCCTCGTCGCGAGTATGGCCTTCGCGGCCTCACCGATGGCCCTGCTCACCTCCTCGGTCTTCTTACCGTACGCGCCGACGACGCTGTTCACCCTCGCGTTCGCGGTCGCGTACCTCTACGGGATTCGGGAGCACTCGGCGATCGCCGCGGCGCTCGCGGGCGTCGCGATCGGTATCGCGGTGTTCTCTCGGCCCTACACCGCGCTGTTGTTCGCCGCGCCGTTCGTCTGTCACGCCGGGTGGCGGGTCCTCAGCGGCTTCCGCCGCCACGATCTCGGCCCGGCGCGTCGGCACGCGCTCACCGCCGTCGGCGGGCTGGGGGGCGTCGCGGTCACGCTCGCGTACAACGTCGCGACGACGGGCGATCCGTTGCTCTTTCCCTACGCCGCGTTCGCGCCGCTGGACGGCCCCGGGTTCGGGCATCGCGAGATCCTGGGCCACGCCATCGAGTACACGCCCGCGCTCGCCGTCCGCGTGAACGCGCACCTGCTCTGGGAGCTCGGGACGCGCTGGGTCGTCGCCGGGCCGCTCGGGACGCTGGCGGCGGTCGCGGGGCTGGCCGTGGCTACCCGGCGCTGGTGGCAGGGCCGCCCGGTGACCGATCGCGGGGCCGACCGGTCGAGCGAGATTCGAGCGGGGGGCCTGCTCGTCGCCGTCGTCGCGAGCGTCGTCGTCGGCAACCTCGCGTTCTGGGGCACCTACAACGTCCTCGGCGCGATCGGCGACCCGACCGACGGCCTGATCGCGCTGTTCGGCCCGTTCTATCAGTTCGATCTGCTCGCGCCGGTCGCGGTGTTCGTCGGTATCGCGAGCGTCGCCGTCTGGCGGGCGGGCCGCAGTCTCCGCGCTCGACTCGCCGACCGGATCGGCTCGCAGTCGGCGCGCGCGGCCCTCGGCGTCGCGCTCGCACTCGCCGTCCTGATCGCGGGCGTGTCCGCGGCGAGTGCGGTGGCGACCCCCGTCGAGCGCAATCTCGCGCACACCGACGGCTACGCGGAGGCGTACGCGCCGATCGAAGAGAGCGACTTCGAGCACGCGCTGGTCTTTTTGCCGACGCCGTATGGCGACTGGCTCCACCATCCGTTTCAACCGCTCCGGAACGACCCCGGTCTCGACGGCCCGGTGGTGTACGCGCTCTCGGGCGGGCCCGCCGAGCAGTTCGACGTGATCGACGCCTATCCCGACCGCCAACTCTACCGATACACCTATCAGGGGACGTGGACCTCGGGCCCGGATCGGGACGTGACGCCGCGTCTGGAGGACCTCGCGATCCGGCGTGCGGAGACGCTGTCCGTCGAGACCCGCGTCGGCGTCCCCGATCGGGTCGCCGCTGCGCAGGTGCGCCTGGAGACCCGCGAGGGCTCGATCACCCACTCGATCGCCGACCCCCATGGTTCGCTGACCGTCCCCTGGTCGCTGTCGCCCGACGGCGCACGCCTGACGGGGCTGCCCGACGAGCGCGTCGGACTCGCGGATTCCGATCACGTCGTCCTGACGATCACGCTGATCCAGCCCACGGGCGGGACGCTCACCTATCGCCAGGACCTCGACGTGCGCATCGCAAACGGCCGTGTCGCCGCGCTCTGGCCGCCCGAACGCTCGGTCTGTACGCTCGTGACCGACTGCGGGCGCGAGGGGACCTATCTGCCCGATCGACCGGAGACCCACCGCGACGGCGTCAGTTTCGAGACGCGCGTCGACTGATCGCGGGGAGAAGACTTAGAACCGCTCGTCGACCCAGACCCGCCCGATCGAGGCGGCGATTTCGGCCCCGCCACGGAGCGGGTCGAGCGTCGTCTCGCCCGCCCGATCGCGGTAGGGGATCTGTCGTTCTGCGACGTCGTAGTCCCGCAGGAGCGGACGCATGAGCAGTTCCGCCGAGAGGCCGGTGTTCTCGGTCCACTCGATCGACTCGATGACCTCGCGGCGGTACGCGCGCATCCCGGTCGTGGTGTCGCGGACGCGCTCGCCGAGCAGGACGCTCGCGAACGCCGCGAACAGGTGGTTGCCCCATCGGTTGACCGCCGGCATGGCCGTCGCGCCACCCGAGAGTCGGTCGCCGCTGACCACGTCGCGGCCAGCGTTGATCGCCTCCAGGAACGCGGGCAACTGCTCCATCGGGTAGGTATCGTCACAGTCGGTCGTGACGATCACCGGCCGGTCGGCCGCCGCGAGCGCGCGCTCGACGGCGACGCCGTAGCCCTGGGGCTCCTGGTCGATGACGCGTGCCCCGTGCTCGCGAGCGATTTCGGGCGTCCGATCGCTCGACCCGTCGACACAGACGACGTTGGCGCGGCCCCCGGTCACCCGGTCGATGTCCGTCAGGACGGTCTCGACGGCGGCTTCCTCGTTGTACGTCCCCATCACCACGCTCACGTCGTCGAACGTGTAGCGATCCTCGCCGGCGGCCGACGGCGCTGCGGTCGCCTCGACCGACGCCTCGACCGCCATCCCCGCCCCGCTCTGATCTGCGCTCGGTGCGCTCATATCCGATCCAGCGGCTGGGCACACTTGAGGTTTTAGGTTCGCCTAAAACACACTCGTGGCCACGATCAGCACTCACAGCCACGCATCGACCGCGTCGCTCACCCGGAGCGCGAGCGCGGCGATGGTGAGTGTCGGATTCATCGCCCCGCTGGTCGGGAAGACGCTGCTCGACGCGATCCAGCAGTTCGCTACGTCGTGGGTCCGACAGTCCGCATCGACGACGCTACTCGTGGGGTCGGTCCCCATCCGGGTCGTCCCCATCTGGTGGGCGGCGGGGCCGGTGTTGTCGGGGCCGACTTGCCAGGTGATCTCCGCGCCCAGAGCGTCGAGGATCGACTCCTGAATCTCGTTGGCGCGTTCGATCGTCCGGAGCGCGCGGTCACCGACCGCCCAGTCGATCCGCGGGACGGGATTGCCCCGGTCGTCGGTGCGCTCGGGGTCGAGGCCGACGGTGCTGTCTTCGCGCGGAAGTTGCTCGACGAGCGCGCCCACGCCGACGCTCGTCCCGTAGTCGGCCCGCAGGTCGTCGAGGAGGGCGTCGCCCCAGTCGTCGCCTGCGAGCGCGCTCTCGACCGGCGACGGGCCGGCGTAGTTCAGAAACTCCAGTTTGATCGGGCCGATATCCGCGTCGGCGTCGTCGTAGAACTGGTGGGACTCGCTGGTCGTAAACCCGACGTGGTGCTGGCGGGTCGGTTCGTCGAGGACGCCGCCGGTGCCCGCGAACAGGTGATCCATGAAGTAGCTCCCGACCAGGCCGCTGGAGTTCGCGAGGCCGTCGGGGAACTGTTCGGACTCCGAAAGGAGGAGCAGCCGCGGAATCTCGACGCCCCCGGCGGCGAGGACGAACGACTCGGCGGCCTGGCGATGGCGCTCGCCGTCGGGCGTGGCGTACACTGCGGCGGTCACGCGCTTAGCGTCGTGGTCCAGGCGCTCGACCGGAGCCCGATCGATCACGGTCGCGCCCGCGTCTTCGGCGCGCTCGACGTGGACGGTCGCGTCGTATTTCGCGCCCGCGGGACAGACCGGCTGGCAGGTGCCATAGCCCACGCAAGGCCCACGCCCGTCGTAGGGCTCGGCGTTGCGCGCGTTCGGGACCGCGTGCATCGCGACGTCGGCCGCTTCGCATGCCTCGGCGAACAGCGCGTCGCTGTGGGAGGGCTCGAACGGGCCCATCGGGTGGGGTTCCTCCCGGGGTGGGGCATAGGGCGTGTCCGCGCCGGCGACGCCGATCTCGCGTTCGGCCGCCGCGTAGTAGGGCTGGAGATCGCTATACTCGATCGGCCAGTTCGGCCCGACGCCGCGGGCCGACCCGGAGGCGAAATCGTCCTCGTGGAGGCGCATCACCATCCCCTGCCAGGCGAGCGTCGAGCCGCCGACACCCTTGACGCGGAGGTGGTTCAGCGGGTAGAACCACCCGTCGGTCGACGTGCTCGCGTCGCGAGGCCCGCCGACGTCCCACACGTCCGGACGGTCGTGGGCGGGCCGGAGCGCTCGCTCCATGCGTTCCTGGCGGTCGGCGTACTCGAATCGCGGGCCCGCTTCGAGGATCACGACCTCGTGGTCGTCGGCGAGGCGGTCGGCGACGAGCGCGCCCGCAGGGCCAGCGCCGATGATACAAACGTCGGCGTCGGAGGCCGGCGATCGGTCCACACTCGACGCGTCGGTCGTACTCATTGGGATCCTCGTGCGTAGCTCGTGATGCCGCCCGGATGCCCCGGGGGGTTCTCGATACCGACGAGTTCGCCGCCCGTCGGTGAGGCATACAGTGCCAACAGGAGTTCGTTGACGACGTAGTAGCGGACGCGCTCGGCGGTCGTCCCCTGGGGATCTGAGTCGGCGGTGTCCGCACCGACACCCCGGAGCAGTTCGTCCCGATCGCCGGGCTCCAACTCCGGGACCGGCGCGTCGTACCAGGATCGTGCGCGCTCGTCGAGCGTGGCGACCGTCTCGCGCAACTCCTCGGCCCGGTCGCTGTCGTCCAGGCGCCCCTCGAGATACCCCGAGACGAACGCCTCGATGCCCGAGACCTCGGTGGGGTAGACCACTTCTGCGACCGCGACCATCGTCTCGCGGATGTCGACCCCCCGCTCGCCCGATTGCCATCGCGCGACGCCCGCACCGACGCCGCCGGCCGCACCGATCGCCGCGAGCGCGGCCACCGCGTCCCGCCGCGTCAGTTGCATGGTCCATTTAGGCGAACCTAAACCCTTATACCCGTCGGACCGGTTCGACCGGATAGACGATGGGTCGCCAGTGACCATGCTTTCGAACGTCGACGATCGGCCAGTCGGGTTGACGCTGCTCAGCGGCGCGATCGCCGCGCTCTTGATCCTGCCGCTGACCTGGCTGGTCGTCGAGGCGACGACGGTCGAGCCCGCGCGCGCGATCGATCTGATCTGGAGTGTCAAAACTCTCCAGATCACGCTCGCCAGTCTCGCGCTGATGGGTGGGGTGACTGCGGCGTCGATCGCGCTGGGCGTTCCACTCGCCTATCTGACCGTCCGGACCGACCTCCCCGGACGGCAGTTCTGGACGGTCGCGGTCGCGCTCCCGCTGGTCGTGCCAAGCTACGTCGGTGCCTTTGCGTTCGTCTCGGCGTTCGGGCCGCGTGGGGAGTTTCACGACTTCCTCGCGCCGCTGGGGATCGAGCGCCTGCCGGAGATCTACGGGCTTCCCGGCGCGATCGCCGTGGTGACGCTGTACACCTACCCGTACGTCTATCTCACCACGCGAGCGGGGCTGATCGCGTTCGACAGTCGCCAGTTGGAGGCCGCCCGAACGCTCGACTCCGGTCGACTCGCGGCGATCCGACGGGTCGTCCTCCCGCAGATTCGCCCGTCGATCGCCGCCGGGGCGCTGCTCGCCGCGCTGTACGCGATCTCGGATTTCGGGACGCCCGCGATCATGCGCGCGAACGTGTTCACCCGGCGGATCTACGTCGAGTACCACGCCTACGGCAGCGAGTACGCCGCGCTGCTCAGCCTCCAGTTGCTCGCGATCGTGCTGGTCGTCCTCGCGCTCGAACACCGGATTCGGCCCGATCGCGACGTCACCAGTGGCGACCGATCGGCGTCGCCGGTCGCGCTCGGGCGGTGGCGCTGGCCGGCGACGCTGTTCCCCGCGACGATCGCCCTCCTCGCGCTCGCGGTCCCGATCTGGATCCTGCTGGGCTGGCTCGTCCGGGCCGATTCGGGCGGCGCTGCGATGGCCTTCGAGTGGCTCCAGGTGTTCAACTCCGTGGGGATCGCGACGGCCGCCGCGGCGGTCGCCGTGCTCGCGGCGCTGCCGGTCGCGTACCTCGCCGCTCGGTCGGACGACCGACTCGCGGCCGTCTTCGAGCGGGCGACCTACGTCGGCTTTGCCGTCCCGGGGATCGTCCTCGCGCTCGCCGTCGTCTCCTTCGGGTCGAGCGCGGTGCCCTGGATCTACCCCTCGCTCGTCCTCCTCGTCTTCGCGTACGTCGTGCGCTTTCTCCCGCAGGCGGTCGGGGCGGTCCGATCCTCGATCCTCCAGATCGATCCCCGATTGCTCGAAGCCGGGCGCACGCTCGGCGATTCGCCCACGCGGGCCGTCCGGCGGATCACGATTCCGCTCGCCCGGTCGGGGATCGTCGCGGGCGCGGCGCTCGTCTTCCTGACGACGATGAAAGAGCTGCCCGTGACGCTCGTGCTCCGCCCGACGGGCTTCGAGACGATCGTCACCCAGATCTGGCGCGCCCAGGAGACCGCGTTCTACCAGTACGCCGCGGTGCCCGCGCTGTTGCTCATCGGGATTTCGGGGCTGTCGATGCTCGTCTTGCTCGCCCAGGACGGCACTGACGGGCTCTAGACCACCTTTTTGCGCGGAGGGTTCGCACCGCGAACCCTCCGACGGAAAAATCTGTCTCCGCGAGCGGTTGCGAGGCACGAACGGAGTGAGGGCCTCGGAAATGCGAACGGCGCAGCCGTGAGCGGAGTGAGTCTTCCAGTGGATCAAAATGACCCGGACCCTCCTCGCCTCGCGGCGTCGCCGCTCGGCTTCCCGAGGTCGCTCCGCGACCTCGCACCGGTCGGGTCCGGTGAACCGCGCCGCGGTGCGGCGCGGACAGGCCTGTCACAGCCCGATCAGGCCATCAACCTCGAACGACGCCAATATAGTGACGACCGTCGGTCTCTGTCGTGCTCGCCCAGCGGGACCACGGGATTTGAGTCTCCGGCCATCACCGTCCGTAGACGAGCGCTGAGATCACGACGAATGAGAGTGCGAACCCGCCGAACATCACGCCGATGAGTGTGAGCGGGTGGTTCGGGAGCGCGATGAGGTCGAAATCGTGTGCGAGGAGCGTCGCGACCCAGACGACGATCATGCCCACCATCGATCCGAGAATGATCGCAGCGCCTTTCGCCCACGATAGCATGAAGTTGACGACCGGGTCGTCGCTCATACGTGTCCGTTTTCGTGATGGGAGATGTCGATTTCGATCGAGTGGTCCTGAGGGACGCCCAACCACCTTTTTCTTCGTCGGGTCGCCTTCGGCGACCACTCCTCGAAAAATCTGGACCAAAAAGACCCGGCCACTTCGTGGCCGGTGAACCGCGCCGCGATGCGGCGCGGACACTCTCCTTACGCCAGCAGCCACGTCAGTAAGCCGTTCTGCGCGTGCATCCGATTCTCCGCTTGCTGCCACACCACGCTGTTCGAGTGTTCGACCGCGCCGTCGGTGACCTCCTCGCCGCGATGGGCGGGCAGGCAGTGCATCAACTCGCGATCGCCGATCCAGTCGGCGGTGATCTGAAAGCCCTCGAAGGCAGCGAGCTTCTGGTCGCGCTCGTCTTCCTCGCCCATGCTCACCCAGACGTCGGTGTAGATCACGTCCGCGTCCGCGATCGCCGCGTCGGGGTCGGTCGTCGTTGCCGGGGCGGACCCGACCGCCTCGCAGCGATCGAGAACCGACTCGTCCAGCGCATAGTCGGCGGGCGTCGCGACGGTCAGATCGAGGTCGACCATCGCCGCGCCGATCGCAAAGGAACTCGCGACGTTGTTGCCGTCCCCGACCCACGCGACGCTCACGTCCTCGAACCCGCCGAACCGCTCGCGGATCGTCAACAGGTCCGCCAGCGTCTGACACGGGTGGGCGTCGTCGGTGAGCCCGTTGATCACGGGCACGTCCGCGTACGCGGCGAGGTCTTCGGCGTCCTCGTGATCGAACAGGCGGGCCATGATCGCGTCGACGTACCCCGAGAGCGCGCGCGAGGTGTCTTTGATCGGCTCGCCGTGGCCCAGATGGATGTCGTCGGGCCCGAGGAAGATGGCGTGGCCACCGAGGCGGGTCATCCCCGTCTCGAAGGACGTGCGCGTGCGCGTCGAGGGCTTCTCGAACAGCATCGCGAGCGTCCGATTTTCCAGCGGCCGTTCGTCTTCCTGGAGGCGACCGCCCGATTTGAGTTCGGCCGCCCGGTCGAGGACGGCGTGCAGTTCCGCGCGCGTCAGGTCGTCGATGTCGAGGACGTGCCTGGTCATAACAGATCCTCCGTCGCCGCCCGGAGCACGTCGATCGAGCGGTCGTACTCTGCGAGGACGAGATGCTCGTCGGGGGCGTGATCCAGGTCGGCGTCGCCGGGCCCGTAGGTCACCATCGGAACCGACCACGCGTCGGCGTAGATGTTCATGTCGGCGGTCCCGGTCTTGCGCAACATGCGTGGGTCGCCGCCCGCGCCGCGGATCGCCGCGCGGAACGACCGCGCCACGTCGGTCCGCGGACTCACCATCACTGGCTCGACCCGGTCGTCCCAGTTGACGGTGCCGTTCGTGAGGTGGCCGTCTGCGATCTCGCGGATCTCGTCGACGGTGTACTCGGGCGGGACGCGCAACTGCACGCGCATCGTCGTCTC belongs to Halococcoides cellulosivorans and includes:
- the argF gene encoding ornithine carbamoyltransferase yields the protein MTRHVLDIDDLTRAELHAVLDRAAELKSGGRLQEDERPLENRTLAMLFEKPSTRTRTSFETGMTRLGGHAIFLGPDDIHLGHGEPIKDTSRALSGYVDAIMARLFDHEDAEDLAAYADVPVINGLTDDAHPCQTLADLLTIRERFGGFEDVSVAWVGDGNNVASSFAIGAAMVDLDLTVATPADYALDESVLDRCEAVGSAPATTTDPDAAIADADVIYTDVWVSMGEEDERDQKLAAFEGFQITADWIGDRELMHCLPAHRGEEVTDGAVEHSNSVVWQQAENRMHAQNGLLTWLLA
- a CDS encoding ABC transporter permease; the encoded protein is MLSNVDDRPVGLTLLSGAIAALLILPLTWLVVEATTVEPARAIDLIWSVKTLQITLASLALMGGVTAASIALGVPLAYLTVRTDLPGRQFWTVAVALPLVVPSYVGAFAFVSAFGPRGEFHDFLAPLGIERLPEIYGLPGAIAVVTLYTYPYVYLTTRAGLIAFDSRQLEAARTLDSGRLAAIRRVVLPQIRPSIAAGALLAALYAISDFGTPAIMRANVFTRRIYVEYHAYGSEYAALLSLQLLAIVLVVLALEHRIRPDRDVTSGDRSASPVALGRWRWPATLFPATIALLALAVPIWILLGWLVRADSGGAAMAFEWLQVFNSVGIATAAAAVAVLAALPVAYLAARSDDRLAAVFERATYVGFAVPGIVLALAVVSFGSSAVPWIYPSLVLLVFAYVVRFLPQAVGAVRSSILQIDPRLLEAGRTLGDSPTRAVRRITIPLARSGIVAGAALVFLTTMKELPVTLVLRPTGFETIVTQIWRAQETAFYQYAAVPALLLIGISGLSMLVLLAQDGTDGL
- a CDS encoding gluconate 2-dehydrogenase subunit 3 family protein, whose product is MQLTRRDAVAALAAIGAAGGVGAGVARWQSGERGVDIRETMVAVAEVVYPTEVSGIEAFVSGYLEGRLDDSDRAEELRETVATLDERARSWYDAPVPELEPGDRDELLRGVGADTADSDPQGTTAERVRYYVVNELLLALYASPTGGELVGIENPPGHPGGITSYARGSQ
- a CDS encoding GMC family oxidoreductase; the protein is MSTTDASSVDRSPASDADVCIIGAGPAGALVADRLADDHEVVILEAGPRFEYADRQERMERALRPAHDRPDVWDVGGPRDASTSTDGWFYPLNHLRVKGVGGSTLAWQGMVMRLHEDDFASGSARGVGPNWPIEYSDLQPYYAAAEREIGVAGADTPYAPPREEPHPMGPFEPSHSDALFAEACEAADVAMHAVPNARNAEPYDGRGPCVGYGTCQPVCPAGAKYDATVHVERAEDAGATVIDRAPVERLDHDAKRVTAAVYATPDGERHRQAAESFVLAAGGVEIPRLLLLSESEQFPDGLANSSGLVGSYFMDHLFAGTGGVLDEPTRQHHVGFTTSESHQFYDDADADIGPIKLEFLNYAGPSPVESALAGDDWGDALLDDLRADYGTSVGVGALVEQLPREDSTVGLDPERTDDRGNPVPRIDWAVGDRALRTIERANEIQESILDALGAEITWQVGPDNTGPAAHQMGTTRMGTDPTSSVVDADCRTHDVANCWIASSSVFPTSGAMNPTLTIAALALRVSDAVDAWL